The Acidipropionibacterium virtanenii DNA segment TGATTGCGCTGATCGGCCGTGTAGTCCTTGGGCAGGCGCAGCCTCGCGGCGTAGTCGAGGGCCTGGCGGACGGTGAGGCGGCCGTGCACCAGATCGTCCTGGGGCACGACGCCGATCCGTCCGCGCAATCCGTCGTAGTTGCGGTAAAGATCCTCGCCCTCGTAGACGACGGTTCCGGCGGTGGCGGGCTGGGAGCCGGTCAGGGCCTTGAGCAGGGTGGACTTCCCGGCTCCCGAGGGACCGATCACCGCTACCAGGGAGCCTGCCGGCAGACCGAAGTTGACGTCGTCGAGGAGCTGTTTGCCGGTGGGAAGGGCGAAGGAGATGTGGTGGGCGGCCAGGGTGGTGCGCGGAGGTGCGACCAGGGACAGCTGGCCGTCGCGGCAGACCAGGGAGGTGCGGCCGACGGTGAGCCGGTCGCCGGGGCCCAGGTGACCGCGGGTGATCCGCCTGGAGTTGATCCAGGTGCCGTTGGAGCTGCGGAGATCCACGACGTCGAAGCCGTCGCCGGCGGGCCGCAGCTCGGCGTGGGCCCGGGAGACGAGCGGGTCGTCGATGCAGATCGCGGCATTGGGATCGCGGCCGACGGTCCAGGTGCCGCCGGCGGGTCGTGAAGGAGTGCCGGGGGCCTGATCGGCCATTCGGCCGGGAGGCGCGGTCGGGACGTTCGGGGCGGTCGGGACTGGGGGCGCTGATGGTCCGGTCTGGCCGGGTCCGGTGCTGTCGGCCATCCTCCGCCCGGAGGGCGGGAACGGCTGTTCTGAAGGCATCGGAGCGGTCAGGGGAGAGGACTCGGCCGGTGATGGGGCACCCCAGGCGGCGGTGCTCGGTGAGGAGCCCGGATATCCGGGGCGGGGGGTGGGGCCCGTTGGGGGAGCGGCTCCCCGCCGGGGCAAGGACGGCCCGGTGGCAGCTGATGGCCCGGCCGTTGACGGCGGCCTGCGGACCATGATCGTGCTGAAGGGGGAGGACTCGATCGGATTGTGCGAGGAGGCGGCCTCCACGGTGAGCGGATAGCCGTCGACCGCGCCGATCATGAGGGTGAACGGAGCCACCAGCACCGCACCCGGGGCCCCGGGGCCGGTATGGCCGTCCAGCCGACGCCCGTTGAGGAAGGTGCCGTTGCTGGAGCGATCCTCCACCCCCACCTGGTTGGCCCCCAGAGCGGTGAGGACGAGGTGGGCGCGTGAGACCCGGGAGTCGTCGACGGTCAGCTGGGCGAGGGGATCCCGCCCGACCGTCACCGGCGAGCCGGGGGTCAGCAGGGCGCTGCGGGGCCCGCATCTGACACTGAGGACCTGAGCTATCAGGCCTTGCTGCGCCGGGGGGAGGGAACCGATCGAGCGGGCCCCTGGGGCCCGTCCGCCGGGCATGGTCCCCGCCGAGGGGGCGTACGGCGGCGGCTGGGTCACGATGTCTCCTGTCAGCGGTGGCGAGGTTGGTGGCCGACCGGTCTCGGGCCGATGTCCTGGGCCACAGGCTAGACCGT contains these protein-coding regions:
- a CDS encoding ATP-binding cassette domain-containing protein, producing the protein MTQPPPYAPSAGTMPGGRAPGARSIGSLPPAQQGLIAQVLSVRCGPRSALLTPGSPVTVGRDPLAQLTVDDSRVSRAHLVLTALGANQVGVEDRSSNGTFLNGRRLDGHTGPGAPGAVLVAPFTLMIGAVDGYPLTVEAASSHNPIESSPFSTIMVRRPPSTAGPSAATGPSLPRRGAAPPTGPTPRPGYPGSSPSTAAWGAPSPAESSPLTAPMPSEQPFPPSGRRMADSTGPGQTGPSAPPVPTAPNVPTAPPGRMADQAPGTPSRPAGGTWTVGRDPNAAICIDDPLVSRAHAELRPAGDGFDVVDLRSSNGTWINSRRITRGHLGPGDRLTVGRTSLVCRDGQLSLVAPPRTTLAAHHISFALPTGKQLLDDVNFGLPAGSLVAVIGPSGAGKSTLLKALTGSQPATAGTVVYEGEDLYRNYDGLRGRIGVVPQDDLVHGRLTVRQALDYAARLRLPKDYTADQRNHEIDRVMGELSLAEHASTTVSRLSGGQRKRVSVALELLTQPSLLFLDEPTSGLDPNLDRSVMRLLRRQADTGRVVIVITHSVANLAACDKVMLLAPGGKIAYFGPPAELMAHFQMDDYADVFEAVTGEPDVWQQRFAGSPLAADAAPPEQNAQQGGGKARVRVSSAARQWRTLVSRQFRIMLTDRNFVLSSLMMPVLIALMALAVPGSAGFGPQGRDHPGEASTLLTILIIGASFMGVSASIRELIAERPIFLRERAVGLSQQMYLMSKVTVLLVLSVLQTVLLLGVVMIGKDGPGDGILMPGWPELGVAVFGTAFSSAVIGLLISALVSTSEQVMPAMVVAVMAQLVLCGGIIEVSGRTFMEILALPMPGRWGYAQAAGTIDLQKIRLDGPGAVKDRLWDHDLQSWLIGCGAVVAICLVAWVATALVLRRQKATA